One window of the Streptomyces asoensis genome contains the following:
- a CDS encoding phosphatase PAP2 family protein yields the protein MGESTVTPLEGRDQALPDPVTAPPRQRRLDRLRSPRRPRLWFEILLIAVSYWTYSLVRNAVPEQRSEALRNTDWIWRVEHSLGIAVEESVNHTVNSVTWLIVGMNYYYATLHFVVTLAVLVWLYRSHPGRYAATRLALFATTAVALVGYYLYPLAPPRLMPGGDFVDTVMVHQTWGSMASGDLKHMSNQYAAMPSMHIGWSLWCGLTVFALAELPWVRILGLLYPTATLVVIVATANHFWLDAVGGLLCLAFGFAVARVWYGALPYALPRLVPPKEPKGPRGQGRPLLPTKA from the coding sequence ATGGGTGAATCGACTGTGACGCCATTGGAAGGCCGTGACCAGGCCCTTCCAGACCCCGTCACGGCCCCGCCCCGGCAGCGCCGCCTCGACCGGCTGCGCAGCCCCCGCCGCCCCCGCCTCTGGTTCGAGATCCTCCTCATCGCGGTGAGCTACTGGACGTACTCACTGGTGCGCAACGCGGTCCCGGAACAACGCTCCGAGGCGCTGCGCAACACGGACTGGATCTGGCGCGTGGAGCACAGCCTCGGCATCGCCGTGGAGGAGTCGGTCAATCACACGGTGAACTCGGTGACCTGGCTCATCGTGGGCATGAACTACTACTACGCGACCCTGCACTTCGTCGTCACGCTGGCCGTCCTGGTCTGGCTCTATCGCAGCCACCCGGGGCGCTACGCGGCGACGCGGCTGGCTCTCTTCGCCACCACGGCCGTGGCCCTGGTGGGCTACTACCTGTACCCGCTGGCGCCCCCGCGGCTGATGCCGGGCGGTGACTTCGTGGACACGGTGATGGTCCACCAGACCTGGGGTTCGATGGCGTCCGGCGACCTCAAGCACATGTCGAACCAGTACGCGGCGATGCCGTCCATGCACATCGGCTGGTCCCTGTGGTGCGGTCTGACCGTGTTCGCGCTGGCCGAGCTGCCCTGGGTGCGCATCCTGGGCCTGCTCTACCCGACCGCGACCCTGGTGGTGATCGTCGCGACGGCCAACCACTTCTGGCTGGACGCCGTGGGCGGCCTCCTCTGCCTGGCGTTCGGCTTCGCGGTGGCCCGCGTCTGGTACGGGGCTCTGCCGTACGCCCTGCCCAGACTCGTGCCACCGAAGGAACCGAAGGGGCCACGGGGGCAGGGCAGGCCCCTGCTCCCCACGAAGGCATGA
- a CDS encoding LysR family transcriptional regulator, with product MLDVRRMQVLRAVVGNGSVTGAAAVLGYTPSAVSQQIAALEKEAGAALLERVGRGVRPTAAGLLLTEYADTIGRQVAEAETALADLLAGRTGRLGVRYFATAGAGLVAPAVARLREAHPGVRIELKLTVDPEDPLAEVREGRADLALRVGREGRQDGGVRLLHLLDDPYLAVLPRGHRLAGRRSVRLEELAEEAFVGSEWPGPCLDAQLDACAVVGFRPRFAVQSEDYVTAQGFVAAGLGVSLVPRLGLGSRHPGVVVREVRDPVPVRAIQAVVRETAPAQPALDAFIDALRGAAEAR from the coding sequence ATGCTTGATGTGCGGCGGATGCAGGTGTTGCGGGCGGTCGTGGGGAACGGGTCCGTGACGGGGGCCGCGGCCGTGCTGGGGTACACGCCGTCCGCCGTCAGTCAGCAGATCGCCGCCCTGGAGAAGGAGGCGGGGGCCGCGTTGCTGGAGCGGGTCGGGCGGGGCGTACGGCCCACGGCCGCCGGACTGCTGCTCACCGAGTACGCGGACACCATCGGACGGCAGGTCGCCGAGGCCGAGACGGCGCTCGCCGACCTGCTCGCCGGGCGGACCGGGCGGCTGGGGGTGCGGTACTTCGCCACCGCGGGGGCCGGGCTGGTGGCGCCGGCCGTGGCGCGGCTGCGGGAGGCGCATCCCGGCGTCCGGATCGAGCTGAAGCTGACCGTCGATCCCGAGGATCCGCTGGCGGAGGTGCGGGAAGGGCGGGCCGATCTGGCGTTGCGGGTGGGCAGGGAGGGGCGGCAGGACGGTGGCGTACGGCTGCTGCACCTGCTCGACGATCCCTATCTCGCCGTCCTGCCGCGCGGGCACCGGCTCGCCGGGCGGCGGAGCGTGCGGCTGGAGGAGCTGGCCGAGGAGGCGTTCGTGGGCAGCGAGTGGCCGGGACCCTGTCTCGACGCTCAGCTCGACGCGTGTGCGGTGGTCGGGTTCCGGCCCCGGTTCGCGGTGCAGAGCGAGGACTACGTGACCGCCCAGGGGTTCGTCGCCGCCGGGCTGGGCGTGAGTCTGGTGCCCCGGCTGGGGCTCGGCAGCCGGCATCCGGGGGTCGTCGTACGGGAGGTGCGTGATCCGGTGCCGGTACGGGCCATCCAGGCGGTGGTCCGCGAGACGGCACCGGCGCAGCCCGCGCTGGACGCGTTCATCGACGCGCTGAGGGGGGCCGCGGAAGCGCGGTGA